One SAR202 cluster bacterium genomic window, CTACGTGAAGGTCAGGTATATGGGTCTGCAAAGAAACCAGACAGAGATGTGGCTAAAGTGCATGGCCTACAACCTGCGCCGGGCTGAACGGCTGGTATTCGCGACCTAAAAGTGGCGCCAGGCTGCCTAATGGCAGCCTGGCGCTTACGCTCCGGCTTCGAAACATGCCTGACGGCGGATGCCGGGGCTAAAAATTCGCCCGAACACGACATCAATTTGAAGAGGCTCGTCCAAAATCCTCTCCTCCCGAGGTAACGCAAAGGTCTCCCGAGGGAGAGGCCTTTGCCGCTCTGGGCAAAGGGTGAGGGCTAATGGCTGTTCTGCCTTCGCTCTCCTCCGAACGTAGGGGCAGGTCCCCGTGCCTGCCCCGGCTGTTGGGTCGACAGACCTCGCCATCAGGCCCGGTCCCCGCCCCCGGGGCAACCATCCGCCGCGGTGGACCCCTACGACATCCAGGACCACCCACCACACCCCGGGGCAGGCACGGGGACCTGCCCCTACGTTCGGACTGGACAGCCGTAGCCCTCACCCCTTCGCAAAGCCTCAGGGCAGGCTCTACGGACAGGGTCCCGCAGGCCTCTCCCTCGGGGAGAGGAGGAATCCCGCCCTGCTTACTGCTCGATTTCCAGCTTCACACCCGGGTGCACGTACTCCTTGTCCTTCTGGTAGACCTGCAACCGTCCGCAGTTGTCCGTGACAATGATGCGGTACGCGTCGTCCACGCGAATGCCCGTCGGGCGCTGGAACCGCCCCATCCCGGTGTAGTCCTTCACCTGCCGGTACGCCTTGATCGTCCCCGGGTCCCTCCGGATGATGTACTCACCGGCCTTTGAGAGCGTCGTCGCATCGCCATAGAGCGCGGCGATGATGTCGCCGTTCGGCTCGTATATCTGCACGCGCTTGTTGCCCCAGTCCGTCACGTACACGTCGCCGTCCGCGTCAACCGCCACGCCCGCCGGATGGTCAAGCTCGCCGCCGGACTCCGGTATCGTGCCGAACGCCATCAGGTGCTTGCCGTCCGCCGTGAACTTCTGGACGCGGTTATTCCCCCAGTCCGCAACGTAAACGTCGCCCTTCCTGTCGATCGTTATGCCCCAGGGCAAGCTCAGTTGACCGGGACCCGTGCCGTGGCTTCCAAACGTGAGGAGGTGCTTCCCTTCGCGGGTAAACTTCTGCACGCGGTGGTTGCGACTGTCCACAACGTAAAGGTCGTCGTTCTTGTCGAACACAATGCCCGCCGGACCGTCCATCAGTCCGGGCGCGGCGCCGCGGTCCCCCCACATCGCAACGTGCTCTTTGCCGGGATTGGAGTCCGGATACGGGATGATCCCGTCCGGGCTGAACGACATCACGCAATTGAGCCCCTCGTCCGATACCCAGACCGTGCCGTCTTTGCCGACAGCGATGCCCACCGGCCAAACGAACTCCTTGCGGGCGAAGTCGCCGATGTGGTCCTCCCCCAGCGTCGTCTTCCCCACGCGGCCGCAGTCCGCAATATCGCCCCCCGTGCCGCCCCGGCTAAGGACAAAGATAATCTCTTTGTCCTTAGCCGGGTCCTGGTGCGCGATCGCCAGGTCCACGGGGTTCCGGTACCCACCGGTGCGCCCATTAACCTCGTTGGTTGGCCGCCCCAGCGAATACTGGAAGTGCCATACACGTCCCGCGGCAGCCGTCGTAATCATCGTTCGCTCCGCTCACGGTAGTTGGTAGTAGGTAGTCAGTAGTCAGTTTGCAGATGATGGAATTCCATCGTCGGGAATAACTCTTTCAGTTTTGACTTGCGTTAGAAGACTCGCTCGCAACGATTAGAGTTGCTTGCTGAGTGCGATTAGCTTTGATTGAAGTCGCTGATGTTCGTCGGCGGTCAGATAGCCAAGTCGTCGCGCAATTTCAAGCTGAGTGTCCAACTCGGCGAGGGAGCCTTGAGAGATCGCGATAAACCGGACGTTTTCCTTCGCGCCGCTTCTGGCGTAACCCTCCGCTATATTGGAGGGGACTGAGACTGCTGCACGCTGCATTTGGCTGGCCAGCGCGTACGTTTCTGAATTTGGGAAGGTCTTCGTCAGTGCGTAGATGTACTGAACGAGCTCAATCCCGCCCTGCCAGACTCGTAAATCTCGATAGCTTGCGAAGGACATTTCTCGCTCACATATTCCCGGTTTCAATCCGACTACCGACTACTGACTACCGACTACTGCTTACCCGAACTGGTACTCCCTGGTGCCCGCAATGAGGGCCATTACCTCGCTCGCGCGCTGGGCGGAGCGCTGGTACTGCTCGCGGGTCGCCCACGAGATCGGGCCGCCTGCTTCAATGTGCGCGATGAGCTCCCGCCGAGTGTCCGGCGTGGCCTTCACCGGCCCCATCAGGTCTATGCAGCGGTCCACGAACTTATCCGCCGTCATCGCAACGCCGTTCGATGTCGCGATGCGCCGGATGATCTCGCTGATCCCCGGCAGATCGGGATTGCCGAAGCGCTGGGTGGCGAAGTTCACGCGCTGCACCAGTGCGCCGCTGTTGATCCACTCCTTGCCCGTGTGCCAACCCTCTACACTCGGGGGGTCCAGCAGGCTCTGTCCCATGTACCCTGTCTCATTGGACGTGTCGGTCCACCGCGGGTCAGGCCCGTTCATGTCGCCGGAGACCTTCAGCGTCTCCACCATCAGCTCGGCAGGGTTCTTCACCTTCTGGTACATAGCGTTCTTGAAGAAGTCGGAAGTGAAGATAGCCTTCATCACAGGCTTGATCTCGTAGTCCGACTTCACAAACGTGTCTGTGATGAACTTGATTGCGGCGGGATCGCGGGGAGGCTCTATCGACCACGCCGGGACCTGAGGCTCGTCCGCCACAAAGAAGTTGTAAAGGTGCCGTGCGATAAAGGTATGGCAGCCCGGCTGCTGGACGATGATGTCGATGATATCCTCGCCGTTGAACCTGCCTTTGTGGCCCAGGAAGGTCTTCTCGCCGGCGTCGTGGTCCTCCGGCCGGTACTCGAAATTCCACAGGTGGGGACCCCACAACAGCCAGTGTAGCTTTGTGTTTATCGTCCAGCCGGTGAACGCGCGGGACGCCTCGAAAACATCCTTCTCGGTGTAGTTGCCAATGCCCATGGAAAAGAGCTCCAGCAGCTCCCGTCCCCAGTTCTCGTTCGGCTGGCGCTTGTGGTTCTCGTTGTTGTCCAGCCAGAAGATCATTGAGGGGTTGCTAGCCAGCGTCACAAGGAGGTCGCGGTAGTTGCCCATCCCCTCCTTGCGGAAGATGTCGATCTGCGTCACCAGCTCGTACGCGCTCTCGACTTTCGCATGGCCGGTCGCGAATACCTGGTGCCAGAACAGCGCCATCTTCTCGGCCAAAGGCCGCTTAGTCGTCACCATGCGATAAAGCCAGTGGTGCTGGCCGTTCGTCAGGCCGAAGGGGCGCTCGGTGTAGGGGTGGTACCTGTAGAGGAGGTTGAGGTCGTCGTCCGGCTGGGAATCGGGGTCGAGCAGCATCTCAAGCGTCGCATCGTAGCCACGCTCCGCCAGCTTCTCCAGCTCCGCGCGAGAGGCGCCGAAGCCTGCCCGTCGCATCAGGTGCGCAATCAGCGCAATCTCGTCTGTCTTAACCGTGGTCATGACACATCTCCTTACGTGGCACTCTCGATGCGCGCAAACTGCAAATGGCCCACTGTGGGATTTCGAGTTTAGCCACGGCCGGAACTTGTGTCAAGGTTGCCCAATCGGCTACATTAACTCAGACCTTTTTTCTGGGAGCCGGATATTGCTATCGAAGCCGTCTATCTACGTCACAGGCACACTATGGAAGCGGGCCCGCCCCGGGACGCTCGTCGTCGCCTGTTCCGACGGCCGACTCCAGGAGAACCTCGATGACTTCCTGCACCAGGGGCTGGGGATAGCCCACTACGACAGGCTTTACGCGCCGGGCGGCGGCGGGGTGCTCTCCAGGAGCGGGTCGGACTTCCTTCGCTCCGACCACTTCAGGAGCGAGTGCAAGTACCTGATAAACCTGCACGCTGTAACCGACCTGTATCTGATCTTCCACGGCCCGAGCTCCACCGGCCCGGAGGAGGCCCTCTGCGCCGACTATCGCCGCAAGATGCCCTGGGCATCCGTGGAGGAGGTCAGGCACCAGCAGTCGCTGGACGCCCGAGACGCCATGTCCCTCGCCTGGGACCGCCCCGTCCGCATGCACGCCTATGGCTGCGAGGTAACCCGCGACGACGCCGTCCGGTTCATCGCGTTGTAGTCCGCTGCCCGTCCGCTCCCGGTCTGCAGGCTCGTCTGCCGTCCCGAAGTGACCCGCGCCGCCGCGGACCGGCCCTTCAAGATGTGCCGTGAGCACTCAAACGGCGGGAAAGCGCCCCAATGCGCCTGCTGGCTAAGGCCTACATCGGCGGCGGGCCCACGCCGAACTGCTCGCCCACCCACATGATCGCGAACACCAGCGCAATCACGATTGCCAGCGCTATCCCGAATCGCATCCAACCGATCGATATCTCCCGCGCCCTGCTTATCACAGCTTTCATGGCAGACCTCCCGCGGTCATCGCACCACCGAGGCTCACGGCCTCGCTCCGTACAACATGCTAAGCAACATCAACGCAATAACTATCAAGACCACCGCCGCCATCCCAAGCACCGCCCGCCCGCACCCCGCCGCGGTGCTTCTTGTATGCCACGGCTTAAGCCTGTAAGGATACCCGTGTCTCATCCCCAGCCCCTAATCCACCGCATCATAACTCCCATGTCTCAACTCTCAACTCTCAACTCCTAACTCACTGCTCACTGCTAACGGCTCACTGCCCACTCCCCACCACCACCTTCACTGCCGACTCCGCCACGCCGTTCCGGCCCCGGGCCACATCCACCGTCGCCACCAGCTTCCAGGTGAACGTCCACGACGTTGTCGAGTCCTTCTCAAGCTCCTTCGCGTCCTGCAGGCGCCTCGGCTCCGCGATGCCTATCGGCATCTTTACCGCGTACGACTGCACCTCGCCCGAGCCCAGCTTCGCCTTGCCGATCAGGCTGCCCGTGCTCCGGACGTGCTTCTCAATCTTGCTCGTCGTCGTGGGCGTCGCCGCTACATAGTCGTTGCTGCGCGTCACTACGCCGCCCTGCAGCGCGGCGCTTCCGCCCATCCCCATCGTGCGCACCGTCTCCGCCTTGGTGAACTTCTCCTCCAGCACCAGTTCCACCACTCCGCCTCTGATCTCCACGCTTCGCTCCGGCCGCACCTCAACGGTTACCTCAATCGTCTCGCCGAGCCTGTACGCCCGGTCATCGAACTTCAGCGTCACAGGCACACTCTTCGATTTGAAAAACATCGGTGCGTCTCCGTGCAATAACGTTATACGTCACAGCCCATCGCCCGCGCATCACACGACTCTGTGATTCTATACCAACTACGTGCCCGGCGCTGCTCAAAGCACTCTCTCCAACCACATCCGCTATGTATTACAGTATCAGATTGTATTACAATGAGTGATGTCCTTACCAAATCATGGGTGGTACGGGAGAAACACACGATGAAGGAAATGAAGACAAGGATTACTCAAAAAGGCCAGGTTACTATCCCTGCCGAAATCAGAAGCCGTCTGGGCCTGAAGCCCAGGGATACCGTCAGATTCACAATGGAGGGCGACATTGTAACTCTCGCGGCGGCAAAGTCCCGGTTACTCGAGGGATTCGGCGCTGTCAAACCTCACAAGCGCCCTGAAGATTGGCGGAAGATTCGCGAGGAAACTGAGAGGGCTATTGCCGAGGATGTAATTCGCGAGGATGTGGAGTCGTGACAACCGCCAGGTTCCTGGATACTAACATACTGCTCAGGTATTTCTCTGGTGATGACAAAACCAAGGCGGAAAAAGCTCTCGCGCTTCTGATGAGGGTGGAGCGGGGCGACGAGAGAGTGGAGACTTCCGTCGTAGTCGTCTGCGAAACCATATTCACGCTCACGAAGTCATATGGAGTCACAAGGTCCGAAGTGAAGAGACTGCTGGCCCCTATTCTTCAAATGAAGAACTTCAATCTGGTCGGCAAGGCCGTTTGCCTTGATGCCCTCGACGTTTTCGAATCAAACAACGTGTCGTTCGCTGACGCCTTCAATGCCGTCTACATGAAGTCCCGAGGCATGACCGAAGTGTATAGCTGGGACTCAGACTTTGACCGACTTGAAGGGGTAACGAGGGTATCCCCTTAGGTCCGACGGATCGTTGGGGTTTGACGATTCTGCGACCGACGGCTTTAGTTGGGCTCTTCGGTACCCCGGCTCTATTCCAGCACCACGACGACCGGCCGCTCCGCCACCGCGTCTCGCGCCATCCGTACATCTACCGTGGTTCGTACCTTCCAGTGAAATGTCCAGGTTGCATGGCCCTCCGCTCCCGCCGCCTTCGACTCCCGCAGGTGCCTCGGATCGGACGCGGCAATCCTC contains:
- a CDS encoding four helix bundle protein; amino-acid sequence: MSFASYRDLRVWQGGIELVQYIYALTKTFPNSETYALASQMQRAAVSVPSNIAEGYARSGAKENVRFIAISQGSLAELDTQLEIARRLGYLTADEHQRLQSKLIALSKQL
- a CDS encoding DUF1800 domain-containing protein, producing MTTVKTDEIALIAHLMRRAGFGASRAELEKLAERGYDATLEMLLDPDSQPDDDLNLLYRYHPYTERPFGLTNGQHHWLYRMVTTKRPLAEKMALFWHQVFATGHAKVESAYELVTQIDIFRKEGMGNYRDLLVTLASNPSMIFWLDNNENHKRQPNENWGRELLELFSMGIGNYTEKDVFEASRAFTGWTINTKLHWLLWGPHLWNFEYRPEDHDAGEKTFLGHKGRFNGEDIIDIIVQQPGCHTFIARHLYNFFVADEPQVPAWSIEPPRDPAAIKFITDTFVKSDYEIKPVMKAIFTSDFFKNAMYQKVKNPAELMVETLKVSGDMNGPDPRWTDTSNETGYMGQSLLDPPSVEGWHTGKEWINSGALVQRVNFATQRFGNPDLPGISEIIRRIATSNGVAMTADKFVDRCIDLMGPVKATPDTRRELIAHIEAGGPISWATREQYQRSAQRASEVMALIAGTREYQFG
- a CDS encoding AbrB/MazE/SpoVT family DNA-binding domain-containing protein; translation: MKEMKTRITQKGQVTIPAEIRSRLGLKPRDTVRFTMEGDIVTLAAAKSRLLEGFGAVKPHKRPEDWRKIREETERAIAEDVIREDVES
- a CDS encoding type II toxin-antitoxin system VapC family toxin; translation: MTTARFLDTNILLRYFSGDDKTKAEKALALLMRVERGDERVETSVVVVCETIFTLTKSYGVTRSEVKRLLAPILQMKNFNLVGKAVCLDALDVFESNNVSFADAFNAVYMKSRGMTEVYSWDSDFDRLEGVTRVSP